From one Triticum aestivum cultivar Chinese Spring chromosome 4B, IWGSC CS RefSeq v2.1, whole genome shotgun sequence genomic stretch:
- the LOC123092318 gene encoding probable NADH dehydrogenase [ubiquinone] 1 alpha subcomplex subunit 5, mitochondrial encodes MFLRRILSGGGGLAALRSARAVKETTGIVGLDVVPEARNVLIGLYTRTLKEIEAVPKDEGYRKAVESFTRHRLQICQEEEDWKRIEDRLGCGQVEELIEEAEDELKLIGKMIEWDPWGVPDDYECEVIEDDTPIPKHVPQHRPVALPEEFFKTLDAIKSDPALQGDSPPQVKS; translated from the exons ATGTTTCTGCGGCGGATCCTGAGCGGCGGGGGCGGGCTGGCGGCCCTGCGCTCTGCGCGGGCGGTGAAGGAGACGACGGGGATCGTGGGTCTGGACGTGGTGCCCGAGGCGCGGAATGTGCTCATCGGGCTCTACACGCGCACCCTCAAGGAGATCGAGGCCGTCCCCAAGGACGAGGGCTACCGCAAGGCCGTCGAGTCCTTCACCCGCCACCGCCTCCAGATCTGCCAGGAGGAGGAGGACTGGAAGCGCATCGAGGACCGCCTCGGCTGCGGCCAGGTCGAGGAGCTCATCGAGGAGGCCGAGGACGAGCTCAAGCTCATCGGCAAGATGATCG AGTGGGATCCCTGGGGTGTTCCTGATGACTACGAATGCGAGGTGATTGAAGATGACACACCTATTCCCAAGCATGTTCCGCAGCACCGGCCCGTTGCACTACCTGAGGAGTTCTTCAAGACATTAGATGCCATCAAATCAGATCCAGCTCTGCAGGGCGACTCTCCTCCGCAAGTGAAGTCATGA